A single genomic interval of Streptomyces sp. 1222.5 harbors:
- a CDS encoding serine/threonine-protein kinase has product MNRTAAGPVPPLLPGTEPAPGYEVLAHLARTGWLDVHDAWSAERDCRCVLKMVRPDRRGERRLGERLLREGRWLREFTHPHLVRAYDVLDRPEPLVVLETLTGETLSHLLHRLRRRPAAADVALLGVQLCSAVHYLHGRGLLHLDLKPSNVVVERGHATVLDLSVARAPGPAPAGLGTRGYLSPEQARGGTLSAAADVWGIGVTLFEFACGHAPFGPGGDDASGGEPYDGTGTGGGDEWFPQLERGAPPVASLRRLPHTLAAAVDGCLRADPTARPHMAELTAALAAALPVPPHRR; this is encoded by the coding sequence GTGAACCGCACCGCCGCCGGACCGGTCCCGCCCCTGCTGCCCGGCACCGAACCGGCCCCGGGCTACGAGGTGCTGGCGCATCTCGCCCGCACCGGCTGGCTCGACGTGCACGACGCCTGGAGCGCGGAGCGGGACTGCCGGTGCGTACTCAAGATGGTGCGCCCGGACCGCCGGGGCGAGCGCCGGCTGGGCGAGCGGCTGCTGCGGGAGGGCCGGTGGCTGCGCGAGTTCACCCACCCGCACCTGGTCCGCGCCTACGACGTCCTGGACCGGCCCGAGCCGCTCGTCGTCCTGGAGACGCTGACCGGCGAGACGCTGTCGCATCTGCTGCACCGGCTGCGGCGCCGGCCGGCCGCCGCCGATGTGGCGCTGCTGGGGGTCCAGCTGTGCTCGGCGGTGCACTACCTGCACGGGCGGGGCCTGCTGCACCTGGACCTCAAGCCGTCCAACGTCGTGGTGGAGCGCGGTCACGCGACGGTGCTGGACCTGAGCGTCGCGCGGGCTCCGGGGCCCGCCCCGGCCGGTCTGGGCACCCGCGGCTACCTCTCCCCAGAGCAGGCCCGCGGCGGGACCCTCTCGGCCGCCGCCGACGTGTGGGGCATCGGGGTCACCCTGTTCGAGTTCGCCTGCGGCCACGCGCCGTTCGGCCCGGGAGGGGACGACGCAAGCGGCGGCGAGCCGTACGACGGCACCGGGACCGGTGGTGGCGACGAGTGGTTCCCGCAACTGGAGCGGGGCGCCCCGCCGGTCGCGTCCCTGCGGCGGCTGCCCCACACGCTCGCCGCCGCCGTCGACGGCTGCCTCCGGGCCGATCCCACGGCCCGGCCCCACATGGCCGAACTGACCGCCGCCCTGGCGGCGGCGCTGCCGGTGCCCCCGCACCGCAGGTGA
- a CDS encoding ABC transporter ATP-binding protein, which produces MVTVLRRPPPRGETSDPVVAAAPHVPPREVFRRFWPYTRGGRRWLLPVVLLSLTAPVVDAAELWLFKTVVDDVLVPRDLRPFLWIAPVYLGLVVCSGVLGFADDVTSTWVGERFLLRLRSDVFRHVQGLSLGFFERRRLGDVLSRVTGDVDAVETFLLSGVADALYYVVRLAVFLGLLFYLRWDLTLLALVIVPLFWASARHFSRLIKEASRERRRRSGSLSAIAEETLGNVALVQAYNRQGWEARRFERENIGRFRAAMASVRIRAVYGPVVETIEVAGGLAVMALGTWKLAQGQLTLGGLLVFLALIGKLYGPVRGLSHLGTTFYAASASAERIIELLDQRPQVAEAPGARRIRRARGDVEFDGVWFRYPGTDAWALSDVSFHVAPGETLALVGASGAGKSTLAKLQLRFYDPDRGAVRLDGTDLRELALADVRESVAVVLQETLVFHGTVRDNIAYGRPDATDAEIAAAARAADAHEFVERLPAGYDTLVGQRGRTLSGGQCQRLAIARAMIRDAPVLLLDEPTAGLDAGSGRRIMEPLRRLMAGRTTVVISHNLLTVRDATRIVVLDHGRVVEHGDHRELLGREGSYARLHRLSAGAVPS; this is translated from the coding sequence ATGGTGACCGTTCTTCGCCGTCCGCCGCCGAGGGGCGAGACCTCCGACCCCGTCGTCGCGGCCGCGCCCCACGTGCCCCCGCGCGAGGTGTTCCGCCGGTTCTGGCCGTACACCCGCGGTGGCCGGCGCTGGCTGCTGCCCGTCGTCCTGCTGAGCCTGACCGCCCCCGTCGTCGACGCGGCGGAGCTCTGGCTCTTCAAGACCGTCGTGGACGACGTGCTCGTCCCGCGGGACCTGCGGCCCTTCCTGTGGATCGCCCCGGTCTACCTGGGCCTGGTCGTCTGCTCCGGGGTGCTCGGCTTCGCCGACGACGTGACGTCCACCTGGGTGGGCGAGCGCTTCCTGCTCAGGCTGCGCTCCGATGTGTTCCGGCACGTCCAAGGCCTGTCACTGGGCTTCTTCGAACGCAGGCGGCTCGGGGACGTGCTGTCCCGCGTCACCGGCGACGTCGACGCGGTGGAGACGTTCCTGCTCTCGGGTGTCGCCGACGCCCTCTACTACGTGGTGCGCCTGGCCGTCTTCCTCGGTCTGCTGTTCTACCTGCGCTGGGACCTGACCCTGCTCGCCCTGGTCATCGTGCCGCTGTTCTGGGCCTCGGCCCGGCACTTCTCGCGGCTGATCAAGGAGGCCTCGCGGGAGCGGCGGCGGCGCAGCGGCTCGCTCAGCGCGATCGCCGAGGAGACCCTCGGCAACGTCGCGCTGGTGCAGGCGTACAACCGGCAGGGGTGGGAGGCGCGGCGGTTCGAGCGGGAGAACATCGGCAGGTTCCGGGCCGCCATGGCCTCGGTACGGATCCGCGCCGTCTACGGGCCGGTCGTCGAGACCATCGAGGTGGCGGGCGGCCTGGCGGTGATGGCTCTGGGCACCTGGAAGCTGGCCCAGGGACAGCTCACGCTGGGCGGGCTGCTGGTCTTCCTGGCGCTGATCGGCAAGCTGTACGGCCCGGTGCGCGGGCTGTCCCACCTCGGCACCACCTTCTACGCGGCCTCCGCCTCGGCGGAACGGATCATCGAGTTGCTGGACCAGCGGCCCCAGGTGGCCGAGGCGCCCGGTGCCCGGCGGATCCGGCGGGCCCGCGGGGACGTGGAGTTCGACGGGGTGTGGTTCCGCTATCCCGGTACGGACGCCTGGGCGCTGTCGGACGTGTCCTTCCACGTGGCGCCCGGGGAGACGCTGGCCCTGGTCGGGGCGAGCGGGGCGGGCAAGTCCACCCTCGCCAAGCTCCAGCTGCGCTTCTACGACCCCGACCGGGGAGCGGTCCGGCTGGACGGGACCGATCTGCGGGAACTCGCGCTGGCCGACGTACGGGAGAGCGTCGCCGTGGTGCTGCAGGAGACTCTCGTCTTCCACGGCACCGTGCGGGACAACATCGCCTACGGCCGGCCGGACGCCACGGACGCGGAGATCGCCGCCGCCGCGCGCGCCGCCGACGCGCACGAGTTCGTCGAGCGGCTCCCGGCGGGCTACGACACGCTCGTCGGCCAGCGCGGCCGGACCCTCTCCGGCGGGCAGTGCCAGCGGCTGGCGATCGCCCGGGCGATGATCCGGGACGCGCCGGTCCTCCTCCTCGACGAACCGACCGCCGGGCTGGACGCCGGTTCGGGCCGGCGGATCATGGAACCGCTGCGGCGGCTCATGGCCGGGCGGACGACCGTCGTCATCTCCCACAACCTGCTGACCGTCCGCGACGCCACCCGCATCGTGGTGCTCGACCACGGCCGCGTCGTCGAGCACGGCGACCACCGGGAACTGCTCGGCCGGGAGGGGTCGTACGCCCGGTTGCACCGGCTGAGCGCGGGAGCGGTGCCGTCGTGA
- a CDS encoding FAD:protein FMN transferase, giving the protein MTDTVAEPAEAPAAVRHAEEVMGTVFSFDVRGGEPHAVRAALAEAVAGLHRVDALFSTYREDSEVSRLARGELTVARCAPEVAAVLELAAEAERVSDGWFSPRYRGSVDPTGIVKGWAAERAARLLERVDGVRGVSVNGGGDVQMLGAPDPHRPWRVGVADPLRPGGLAAVVSAAGVAELSVATSGTAERGAHIVDPRTGRPAVTDLVAVTVVGPRLTWVDCWATAAFAMGSRAGLAWLESLPEVEALLITAGDEVRCTGGLAARLG; this is encoded by the coding sequence GTGACGGACACGGTGGCCGAACCGGCCGAGGCTCCCGCCGCGGTGCGTCACGCGGAGGAGGTCATGGGGACCGTCTTCTCCTTCGACGTCCGCGGCGGGGAACCCCATGCCGTACGTGCGGCGCTCGCCGAGGCCGTCGCGGGCCTGCACCGGGTGGACGCCCTGTTCAGCACCTACCGCGAGGACAGCGAGGTCTCCCGGCTGGCCCGGGGCGAGCTGACCGTGGCGCGCTGCGCTCCCGAGGTGGCCGCGGTGCTGGAGCTCGCCGCCGAGGCCGAGCGGGTGAGCGACGGCTGGTTCAGCCCGCGGTACCGGGGCTCGGTGGACCCCACCGGCATCGTCAAGGGCTGGGCGGCCGAGCGTGCGGCCCGGCTGCTGGAGCGCGTCGACGGGGTGCGGGGGGTCAGCGTCAACGGGGGCGGCGACGTCCAGATGCTCGGCGCGCCGGACCCGCACCGGCCGTGGCGGGTGGGGGTGGCCGATCCGCTGCGGCCGGGCGGTCTCGCGGCGGTGGTCTCGGCGGCCGGGGTGGCGGAGCTGTCCGTCGCGACGTCCGGGACGGCGGAGCGCGGAGCGCACATCGTGGATCCGCGCACGGGTCGGCCCGCGGTCACGGACCTGGTCGCGGTGACCGTCGTGGGGCCCCGGCTGACCTGGGTGGACTGCTGGGCCACGGCGGCCTTCGCCATGGGATCACGGGCGGGTCTGGCGTGGCTGGAGTCGCTGCCCGAGGTGGAGGCGCTGCTGATCACGGCGGGCGACGAGGTGCGGTGCACCGGAGGGCTGGCGGCCCGGCTGGGGTGA
- a CDS encoding FMN-binding protein produces the protein MRKSHPIRRVVLATAATVSGVVLLLSLKPASDPASASAVGAVPQQPAAGQESPQGGTRGGGRAGGSGTVTGDAAQTQYGAVQVRLTVSNGKITRAEAVQAPKGGLSDQKTQLAVPKLNQEAVAAGSADIDAVSGATYTSAGYKKSLQSALDRMKTAAPSGGSGNSGSSGGAGSAAGQARTVTGKAVQTQYGPVQVRITVGGGKIVKADAVQAPKGGLSDQKTRLAVPKLNQEAVAAGNADIDAVSGATYTSTGYKQSLQSALDQAR, from the coding sequence ATGAGGAAGAGCCACCCCATTCGGCGGGTCGTGCTGGCCACCGCCGCGACGGTGTCCGGTGTCGTGCTGCTGCTGTCGCTGAAGCCGGCGTCCGACCCGGCCTCGGCGTCGGCGGTGGGAGCCGTCCCGCAGCAGCCCGCGGCGGGGCAGGAGTCCCCGCAGGGCGGCACCCGCGGCGGCGGCCGGGCCGGCGGTTCCGGCACGGTGACCGGTGACGCGGCGCAGACGCAGTACGGGGCCGTGCAGGTGCGGCTGACCGTCAGCAACGGCAAGATCACCAGGGCGGAGGCGGTCCAGGCGCCCAAGGGCGGGCTCAGCGACCAGAAGACCCAGCTCGCCGTCCCCAAGCTCAACCAGGAGGCCGTCGCCGCGGGGAGCGCCGACATCGACGCGGTCTCCGGGGCGACCTACACCAGCGCCGGGTACAAGAAGTCGCTCCAGTCGGCGCTGGACAGGATGAAGACGGCGGCGCCCTCGGGCGGTTCGGGAAATTCCGGGTCCTCCGGCGGAGCCGGCTCGGCGGCCGGGCAGGCCCGGACGGTCACCGGGAAGGCCGTGCAGACCCAGTACGGGCCGGTCCAGGTGCGGATCACGGTCGGCGGCGGGAAGATCGTCAAGGCCGACGCGGTCCAGGCCCCCAAGGGCGGGCTCAGCGACCAGAAGACCCGGCTCGCCGTCCCCAAGCTCAACCAGGAGGCCGTCGCCGCCGGCAACGCCGACATCGACGCCGTCTCCGGGGCGACCTACACCAGCACGGGCTACAAGCAGTCGTTGCAGTCGGCGCTGGACCAGGCCCGGTGA
- a CDS encoding ferric reductase-like transmembrane domain-containing protein, with protein sequence MTTTLAGGRAARRQTMRRIRPRRSPAVPLLLAVWAGATAVLWLWWHNTPSIADDNSRILNAGRITGLLAGYLMALVVLQMARVPALERRVGSDRVARWHAMSGRYTLCLIVAHVFLTMWGYALQAGKSLGDIVQQTVDSVEQLPDMGKAAIGTGLFVLIGLTSIGGIRRRMPYDTWYHVHLLTYAAVFLTFWHQITTGNDFAVEPAAKTFWYGLYGTVTALVVWYRILTPIRLNVRHRMRVEAVIEETPGIVSVLIGGRKLHRMGAEAGQFFRWRFLAPGMRFSSHPYSLSAAPRPDMLRITVKAIGDHSARLRELTPGTRVYAEGPYGALTAQRRSRGKVLLVAGGVGITPMRALFETLPGGAGDITLLYRANTTGDLALWDELAAIAEERGARLMYAVNSPEGERPDISAENLQKKIPDIDHHDVFMCGPPGFAQSVYEALRGAGVPARRIHHESFEM encoded by the coding sequence GTGACCACCACGCTCGCAGGCGGACGTGCCGCCCGCCGCCAGACGATGCGCCGCATCCGCCCGCGCCGCTCCCCGGCCGTCCCGCTGCTGCTCGCGGTCTGGGCGGGTGCGACGGCGGTGCTGTGGCTCTGGTGGCACAACACCCCCTCGATCGCCGACGACAACAGCAGGATCCTCAACGCGGGCCGGATCACCGGACTGCTGGCGGGCTATCTGATGGCGCTCGTCGTGCTCCAGATGGCACGGGTGCCGGCGCTGGAGCGGCGGGTCGGCTCCGACCGGGTGGCCCGCTGGCACGCGATGAGCGGCCGGTACACGCTCTGCCTGATCGTCGCGCACGTGTTCCTCACCATGTGGGGGTATGCGCTGCAGGCGGGCAAGTCGCTCGGCGACATCGTGCAGCAGACCGTCGACTCCGTCGAGCAGCTGCCGGACATGGGCAAGGCCGCCATCGGCACGGGCCTGTTCGTGCTCATCGGGCTGACGTCCATCGGCGGCATCCGGCGCCGGATGCCGTACGACACCTGGTACCACGTCCATCTGCTGACGTACGCGGCCGTGTTCCTGACGTTCTGGCACCAGATCACCACCGGCAACGACTTCGCGGTCGAGCCGGCCGCCAAGACGTTCTGGTACGGCCTGTACGGCACGGTAACCGCCCTCGTGGTCTGGTACCGGATCCTCACCCCGATCCGGCTGAACGTCCGTCACCGGATGCGGGTCGAGGCGGTCATCGAGGAGACCCCGGGCATCGTGTCGGTGCTGATCGGCGGGCGGAAGCTGCACCGGATGGGCGCCGAGGCGGGCCAGTTCTTCCGCTGGCGGTTCCTCGCGCCGGGCATGCGGTTCAGCTCCCACCCCTACTCCCTGTCGGCGGCGCCCCGGCCCGACATGCTGCGGATCACGGTGAAGGCGATCGGCGACCACAGTGCCCGGCTGCGCGAACTGACGCCCGGCACCCGGGTGTACGCCGAGGGGCCGTACGGCGCGCTCACCGCACAGCGCCGCAGCCGCGGCAAGGTGCTGCTGGTGGCGGGCGGTGTCGGCATCACGCCGATGCGCGCGCTGTTCGAGACGCTGCCCGGGGGGGCCGGGGACATCACCCTGCTCTACCGGGCCAACACCACCGGGGACCTGGCGCTGTGGGACGAGCTCGCGGCGATCGCCGAGGAGCGGGGCGCCCGGCTGATGTACGCGGTCAACAGCCCCGAGGGCGAGCGGCCGGACATCTCCGCGGAGAACCTCCAGAAGAAGATCCCGGACATCGACCACCACGACGTCTTCATGTGCGGCCCGCCCGGGTTCGCGCAGTCGGTGTACGAGGCACTGCGCGGCGCGGGGGTACCCGCCCGCCGCATCCATCACGAGTCGTTCGAGATGTGA
- a CDS encoding FMN-binding protein, whose amino-acid sequence MHALKKNRPLRRIVLASAATVSGMVMLLSLKPHTPPTVVTADAKSPAVSGSTAPGGTTSKSRTVTGDTVQTRWGPVQVRVTIESGRVTDVTAVQYPQDNPRDQEINSYALPQLRREVLAAQSAQIDMVSGATYTSTGYQQSLQSALDSAGL is encoded by the coding sequence GTGCACGCGCTGAAGAAGAACCGCCCCCTGCGCCGGATCGTCCTGGCGAGTGCCGCCACGGTGTCCGGGATGGTCATGCTGCTGTCGCTGAAACCGCACACCCCGCCCACGGTGGTGACCGCCGACGCGAAGTCGCCCGCCGTGTCGGGCAGTACGGCCCCGGGCGGTACCACCTCGAAGAGCAGGACCGTCACGGGTGACACCGTCCAGACCCGCTGGGGACCGGTGCAGGTGCGGGTGACGATCGAGAGCGGCAGGGTCACGGACGTGACGGCCGTGCAGTACCCGCAGGACAACCCGCGCGACCAGGAGATCAACAGCTACGCGCTGCCCCAGCTGCGGCGCGAGGTGCTGGCGGCGCAGAGCGCGCAGATCGACATGGTGTCCGGCGCCACCTACACGAGCACCGGCTACCAGCAGTCCCTCCAGTCCGCCCTCGACTCGGCCGGCCTCTGA
- a CDS encoding ferric reductase-like transmembrane domain-containing protein produces MTTVETGRTAPPRRGTARPSPAGPVLAVLWAGAAAVVALWWADTGAVVGTAGLLTGAGRIAGLLCGYTCAVLVGLMARVPLLETRIGSDRVARWHAMAGRYTLCLLVAHVTLVLAGYAAQDGVSWWRETVTVVLDYPDMLKATAGTVILFAVGVTSVRAARRRVRHEFWYYVHLLTYAAVFLAFFHQLTLGEQFAGSTATTAVWYALYLGVAALVVWFRILAPVRLNRRHRLRVDSVHREAPGVYSVVVRGRHLDELGARPGQFFRWRFLADGMGWTSTPYSLSAPPRPDLLRVTVKALGDHSAAVSLLRPGTRVWAEGPYGSLTAERATGGRSLLIAAGVGVTPMRALFETLPGEVTLLYRARSAEDLALGGELEAIARWRGARVLYALNGPGGERPSVTAESLRAAFPGLPGHDVYVCGPPGFARDVYEALRAAGVPDRRIHHESFEL; encoded by the coding sequence ATGACCACCGTGGAGACCGGGCGGACCGCCCCGCCCCGGCGGGGGACGGCACGGCCCTCCCCCGCCGGACCGGTGCTGGCCGTGCTGTGGGCCGGGGCGGCGGCCGTGGTCGCGCTCTGGTGGGCGGACACCGGCGCGGTGGTCGGTACGGCCGGACTGCTCACCGGAGCCGGGCGTATCGCCGGACTGCTGTGCGGGTACACCTGCGCGGTGCTGGTCGGCCTGATGGCGCGGGTGCCGCTGCTGGAGACCCGGATCGGCTCGGACCGGGTGGCGCGCTGGCACGCGATGGCCGGCCGGTACACGCTCTGCCTGCTGGTCGCGCACGTCACGCTGGTCCTGGCCGGGTACGCGGCCCAGGACGGGGTCTCGTGGTGGCGCGAGACGGTCACCGTGGTGCTCGACTACCCGGACATGCTCAAGGCCACCGCCGGCACGGTGATCCTCTTCGCGGTCGGCGTCACGTCGGTGCGGGCCGCCCGCCGCCGCGTCCGCCACGAGTTCTGGTACTACGTCCATCTGCTCACCTACGCGGCCGTCTTCCTGGCCTTCTTCCACCAGCTGACGCTGGGTGAGCAGTTCGCCGGCAGCACGGCCACCACCGCCGTCTGGTACGCCCTGTACCTGGGTGTCGCGGCGCTGGTGGTGTGGTTCCGGATCCTCGCCCCGGTGCGGCTCAACCGGCGGCACCGGCTGCGCGTCGACTCCGTGCACCGGGAGGCACCGGGGGTGTACTCCGTCGTGGTGCGCGGGCGGCACCTGGACGAACTGGGCGCGCGACCGGGGCAGTTCTTCCGCTGGCGGTTCCTGGCCGACGGGATGGGCTGGACCTCCACGCCGTACTCCCTGTCGGCGCCGCCGCGCCCCGACCTGCTGCGCGTCACGGTCAAGGCGCTCGGCGACCACAGCGCAGCCGTGTCGCTGCTGCGGCCCGGCACCCGGGTGTGGGCGGAGGGCCCGTACGGCTCCCTGACCGCGGAGCGGGCCACCGGCGGCCGCTCGCTGCTGATCGCGGCCGGGGTCGGCGTCACCCCCATGCGCGCGCTGTTCGAGACGCTGCCCGGCGAGGTCACCCTGCTGTACCGGGCGCGGTCCGCCGAGGACCTCGCGCTCGGCGGCGAACTGGAGGCGATCGCCCGGTGGCGCGGCGCCCGCGTGCTGTACGCCCTGAACGGTCCCGGGGGCGAACGCCCGTCCGTCACCGCGGAGTCGCTGCGCGCCGCGTTCCCCGGCCTGCCCGGCCACGACGTCTACGTGTGCGGGCCGCCCGGCTTCGCACGGGACGTGTACGAGGCACTGCGGGCGGCCGGGGTGCCGGACCGCCGTATCCACCACGAGTCGTTCGAGCTGTGA
- a CDS encoding response regulator transcription factor, with product MHTTRSGRPALTRPDGTPLRVLVVDDDPDLAEVLTGALRYEGWQVRAAGDGAGALTAARELLPDAVVLDVMLPDTDGFAVLRGLHQVKPDVCVLFLTARDAVEDRIAGITAGGDDYVTKPFSLEEVVARLRGLLRRAGMARRPEEGPRLTVGDLVMDEDAREVTRAGGLIDLSPTEFELLRFLMRNPRRVLSKAQILDRVWSYDFGGRAHVVELYISYLRKKIDAGRDPMIHTVRGAGYVLKPVTR from the coding sequence ATGCACACGACCCGTTCGGGCCGCCCGGCCCTCACCCGTCCCGACGGGACCCCGCTGCGGGTCCTCGTCGTCGACGACGACCCCGACCTCGCGGAGGTCCTCACCGGTGCCCTGCGCTACGAGGGCTGGCAGGTCCGCGCGGCCGGCGACGGGGCCGGCGCGCTCACCGCGGCCCGCGAACTGCTGCCGGACGCCGTCGTCCTCGACGTGATGCTCCCGGACACCGACGGGTTCGCCGTGCTGCGCGGCCTGCACCAGGTGAAGCCCGACGTGTGCGTGCTGTTCCTCACGGCGCGGGACGCGGTGGAGGACCGGATAGCCGGCATCACCGCGGGTGGCGACGACTACGTCACCAAGCCCTTCAGCCTGGAGGAGGTCGTGGCCCGCCTGCGCGGACTGCTGCGCCGGGCCGGGATGGCCCGCCGGCCGGAGGAGGGACCGCGGCTGACCGTCGGCGACCTGGTGATGGACGAGGACGCACGCGAAGTGACCCGGGCCGGCGGGCTGATCGACCTCTCGCCGACCGAGTTCGAACTCCTCCGCTTCCTCATGCGCAACCCGCGCCGGGTGCTCAGCAAGGCGCAGATCCTCGACCGGGTCTGGTCCTACGACTTCGGTGGCCGGGCCCACGTGGTCGAGCTGTACATCTCCTACCTGCGCAAGAAGATCGACGCGGGCCGTGACCCCATGATCCACACCGTGCGCGGGGCGGGCTACGTCCTGAAGCCGGTGACCAGGTGA
- a CDS encoding cell wall metabolism sensor histidine kinase WalK — MNRARRLPRPRTLRARLTVGLVVLLAVSCAAVGLAAVVELNGFLTQRLDQQLTQAGTRFPESLEHAGKLPDDNDGDEHGDTRRMATGTFGARLLHGTVTHSGLIRSGDPSADLDVGLTARDAQRLARTPADGRPHTVELSALGDYRLTASPGRDGDVLIVGLPLEPVEATVHRLERVAGAVFGLALVVTGVAGALWVRWSLRPLGRVTTTATRVAELPLASGEVTLPARTADSDPHSEVGQVAAALDRMLGHVGDALAQRHASEERLRRFAADASHELRTPVASVRGHAELALLHHGPVPPEVTRALERIAAESSRMGLMVDDLLLLARLDAGRPLERRPVDLTHLVLDAVTDARAAGPDHRWTLDLPREPVTVTGDAHRLQQVLANLLANARLHTPKGTQVTVTLEAGPETVGLSVHDDGPGIPEDVRPAVFERFTRAEHRRRPDAPGGGAGLGLAIVAAVVEAHGGGVGLESAPGSTAFTVRLPAGAGLSSG, encoded by the coding sequence GTGAACCGCGCGCGCCGGCTGCCCCGCCCCCGCACCCTCCGCGCCCGGCTCACCGTCGGCCTGGTGGTCCTGCTGGCCGTGAGCTGCGCCGCCGTCGGACTGGCCGCGGTCGTCGAACTGAACGGCTTCCTCACCCAGCGCCTGGACCAGCAGCTCACCCAGGCCGGCACCCGCTTCCCGGAGAGCCTGGAGCACGCGGGGAAGCTGCCCGACGACAACGACGGCGACGAACACGGCGACACCCGCCGCATGGCCACCGGCACCTTCGGCGCCCGCCTGCTGCACGGCACCGTCACCCACAGCGGCCTCATCCGCTCGGGCGACCCCTCCGCCGACCTGGACGTCGGCCTGACCGCGCGGGACGCCCAGCGGCTGGCCCGGACACCGGCCGACGGCCGGCCCCACACCGTCGAACTGTCCGCGCTCGGCGACTACCGGCTCACCGCGTCCCCCGGCCGGGACGGGGACGTGCTGATCGTCGGACTCCCGCTGGAGCCGGTCGAGGCCACGGTGCACCGGCTGGAACGAGTGGCCGGCGCGGTCTTCGGGCTGGCCCTCGTGGTGACCGGGGTGGCGGGTGCCCTCTGGGTCCGCTGGTCCCTGCGCCCCCTGGGCCGGGTCACCACCACCGCCACCCGGGTCGCCGAACTCCCGCTGGCCAGCGGCGAGGTGACCCTTCCGGCGCGGACCGCGGACAGCGACCCGCACAGCGAGGTCGGCCAGGTCGCCGCGGCCCTCGACCGCATGCTCGGCCACGTCGGGGACGCCCTCGCCCAACGGCACGCGAGTGAGGAGCGCCTGCGCCGCTTCGCCGCGGACGCCAGCCACGAACTGCGCACCCCGGTCGCCTCGGTCCGCGGTCACGCCGAACTGGCCCTGCTGCACCACGGTCCGGTGCCGCCCGAGGTCACCCGGGCCCTGGAGCGCATCGCGGCCGAGTCGTCCCGGATGGGTCTGATGGTCGACGACCTGCTGCTGCTCGCCCGGCTCGACGCCGGCCGCCCGCTGGAGCGCCGGCCGGTCGACCTGACCCACCTGGTCCTGGACGCGGTCACCGACGCCCGGGCCGCGGGCCCGGACCACCGCTGGACCCTCGACCTGCCCCGGGAGCCGGTCACCGTCACGGGGGACGCCCACCGCCTCCAGCAGGTGCTGGCCAACCTGCTCGCCAACGCGCGTCTGCACACCCCGAAGGGCACCCAGGTCACGGTGACCCTGGAGGCCGGGCCGGAGACGGTCGGGCTGTCCGTGCACGACGACGGCCCCGGGATCCCCGAGGACGTCCGGCCGGCCGTCTTCGAGCGGTTCACCCGGGCGGAGCACCGCCGCAGGCCGGACGCCCCCGGCGGCGGAGCGGGGCTGGGGCTGGCGATCGTGGCGGCGGTGGTGGAGGCGCACGGGGGCGGCGTCGGGTTGGAGAGCGCTCCGGGTTCGACCGCCTTCACCGTGCGGCTGCCTGCCGGTGCCGGGCTCAGTAGCGGGTGA
- a CDS encoding L,D-transpeptidase, whose amino-acid sequence MRPGVVLALVSVSSLGLLGLRAAPEPAALPARLADTGGGTQLITAQAADTGATSGTVAWWDLRDGQWVQAGSAPARFGANGLVEGGSRKQGTNTTPTGLYDLPFAFGTKAAPEGTHVTYRPVLESSWWCQDNDSDAYNRWVDPLPADCRAAESEHLVSYPTQYAYGLVIGFNYDRPVHGRGAGIFLHVNGRAATAGCVSVPEDAMRRILRWAEPGRKPHVAIGTDGGDTAITRY is encoded by the coding sequence ATGCGCCCAGGTGTCGTCCTCGCCCTCGTCTCGGTCTCCTCCCTCGGCCTGCTCGGCCTCCGGGCCGCCCCCGAGCCGGCCGCGCTGCCCGCGCGGCTGGCGGACACGGGCGGCGGCACCCAGCTGATCACCGCCCAGGCCGCGGACACCGGCGCGACGTCGGGGACGGTCGCCTGGTGGGACCTGCGGGACGGGCAGTGGGTGCAGGCCGGCTCCGCACCGGCACGGTTCGGGGCGAACGGGCTCGTCGAGGGCGGGTCGCGGAAACAGGGCACGAACACGACGCCCACCGGCCTGTACGACCTCCCGTTCGCCTTCGGGACCAAGGCGGCGCCCGAGGGGACCCACGTCACGTACCGGCCGGTGCTGGAGAGTTCCTGGTGGTGCCAGGACAACGACTCGGACGCGTACAACCGGTGGGTGGACCCCCTGCCCGCCGACTGCCGCGCCGCCGAGTCCGAGCACCTGGTCTCCTACCCGACCCAGTACGCGTACGGACTCGTCATCGGGTTCAACTACGACCGGCCGGTGCACGGGCGCGGCGCCGGCATCTTCCTGCATGTCAACGGCCGTGCCGCGACAGCCGGTTGCGTGTCCGTCCCGGAGGACGCGATGCGGCGGATCCTGCGGTGGGCGGAGCCGGGGAGGAAGCCGCACGTCGCCATCGGGACGGACGGCGGGGACACGGCGATCACCCGCTACTGA